In the genome of Cytophagales bacterium, one region contains:
- a CDS encoding helix-hairpin-helix domain-containing protein, whose amino-acid sequence MKKIKFWIRNYFSFTQRETNGFIILSILMALLLVAPLLYKSFIGRQYNNLSDQKLLDSLVAKIDPGSISPDGKISSDPYTSAGKKVLFKFDPNTVSYDAMRQLGMSDLIAKRIIKFRNKGGRFVTKKDLQKIYDLPELLFYQLEVYIVLPELTARNASNFLNNESPVNLTDETFDIDANLDRDKVSKEANKPFDFDPNTVSYYEMRQLGMSSLIANNIIKYRNKGGSFKAKKDLQKIYDFPETLFSQLEKYITLPEKIERFNINIADTVQLQRIYGIGTILSNKVIKFRDKLGGFVSLDQLREVYYGRDSIAALAALKALLKYAYIADNFIPKKILINSAAIDKLSRHPYVSYKLARTIVDYRKQHGVFESVKAVKNIKVLSEEQFEKLAPYLSVDPVR is encoded by the coding sequence GTGAAAAAAATAAAATTTTGGATCCGTAATTACTTTTCCTTCACACAAAGAGAAACCAACGGTTTTATTATTTTAAGTATTTTAATGGCGCTGTTACTTGTAGCGCCACTGTTGTATAAAAGCTTTATTGGCAGGCAATATAATAACCTTTCGGATCAAAAATTATTGGATAGCCTTGTTGCTAAAATAGATCCAGGATCAATTTCACCGGACGGTAAAATTAGCAGCGATCCTTATACTTCAGCAGGCAAAAAAGTACTTTTTAAATTTGATCCCAACACCGTTTCTTATGATGCTATGAGGCAATTAGGGATGAGTGATCTGATAGCAAAAAGGATCATCAAATTTAGAAACAAAGGCGGCAGATTCGTTACCAAAAAAGACCTGCAAAAAATTTATGACCTCCCTGAATTATTATTTTATCAATTAGAAGTTTATATCGTGTTACCGGAATTAACAGCCCGTAATGCCTCGAATTTTCTAAACAATGAGTCACCCGTTAACCTCACTGATGAAACATTTGATATTGATGCAAACCTTGATAGAGACAAAGTCTCTAAGGAGGCAAACAAACCCTTCGATTTTGATCCAAACACTGTTTCTTATTACGAAATGAGACAGTTAGGAATGAGCAGCCTGATAGCCAACAACATAATTAAATACCGGAATAAAGGCGGCAGTTTTAAAGCTAAAAAAGATCTTCAAAAAATTTACGACTTCCCTGAAACACTTTTTTCTCAATTAGAAAAATACATCACGCTACCCGAAAAGATAGAAAGATTCAACATCAATATAGCTGATACGGTACAGCTCCAGCGGATTTACGGAATTGGAACAATTTTATCCAATAAAGTTATCAAATTCAGAGATAAATTGGGGGGATTCGTTTCACTTGATCAGTTAAGAGAAGTTTATTATGGGCGTGATTCTATAGCAGCGCTAGCAGCGCTGAAAGCACTTTTAAAATATGCTTATATAGCAGATAATTTTATTCCAAAGAAAATACTGATAAATAGCGCAGCTATTGATAAACTAAGCCGGCATCCTTATGTTTCTTATAAGCTGGCAAGAACGATTGTAGATTACAGGAAACAACATGGAGTTTTTGAATCTGTAAAGGCAGTAAAAAACATCAAAGTACTATCAGAAGAGCAATTTGAAAAGTTGGCGCCTTACTTGTCAGTTGATCCCGTTAGATAA
- a CDS encoding DUF433 domain-containing protein, with the protein MRLNSKHPYIVNDPGISKGSPIISGTRIRVIDIAIEYDKLGLTPDQIIDAHPHLNLEQIHGALSYYYENISYFKKKIREEKETIKKIIKKHPSIIKEFVD; encoded by the coding sequence ATGAGATTAAATTCCAAACATCCTTACATTGTTAATGATCCCGGCATTTCCAAGGGTAGTCCTATTATTTCCGGAACCAGGATAAGAGTAATAGATATTGCAATAGAATATGACAAGCTAGGGCTTACTCCTGACCAGATTATAGATGCCCACCCTCATCTAAATTTGGAACAGATACACGGTGCACTATCTTATTATTATGAAAACATTTCTTATTTTAAAAAGAAAATAAGAGAGGAAAAAGAAACAATAAAAAAAATAATAAAAAAACACCCATCGATCATAAAAGAGTTCGTTGATTAA
- a CDS encoding DUF1684 domain-containing protein: MKKITKLSVFITLCALLYSNNNFAQDDYVKQIEKLRNKKDVFFKSDKGSPLSKERKSNFEHLAYFAVTAEYKIKGEYKKLKNQPPFMMTGSTGKSSLYVKHGVISFKINGVDCKLFAYQDPKLAQKAKWANYLFVPFRDLSNGEETFGGGRYIQWSIQDAEKGEIDFNNAFNPNCVYNIKKLCPIPPDENTLDVKVEAGEKDFDWESGT, translated from the coding sequence ATGAAAAAAATCACTAAACTCTCGGTATTCATTACGTTGTGCGCCTTATTATATAGCAATAATAACTTTGCACAAGATGATTACGTTAAGCAAATTGAAAAATTAAGAAACAAGAAAGATGTTTTTTTCAAAAGCGACAAGGGCTCTCCGCTTTCTAAAGAGCGGAAAAGTAATTTTGAACATTTAGCCTATTTTGCTGTGACAGCTGAATATAAAATAAAAGGAGAATATAAAAAGTTGAAGAACCAGCCTCCTTTTATGATGACAGGCTCTACCGGCAAGTCATCTTTGTATGTTAAGCATGGAGTAATTTCTTTTAAGATCAATGGCGTTGATTGTAAGCTTTTTGCTTATCAGGATCCTAAGTTGGCTCAGAAAGCTAAGTGGGCAAATTATCTGTTCGTACCTTTCAGAGACCTGTCCAACGGGGAGGAAACGTTTGGAGGCGGCAGGTATATTCAATGGAGCATTCAGGATGCTGAAAAAGGCGAAATTGATTTTAACAATGCCTTTAATCCTAATTGTGTCTATAACATCAAAAAATTATGCCCCATACCCCCCGATGAAAATACACTTGACGTAAAGGTTGAAGCCGGAGAAAAGGATTTTGACTGGGAATCCGGAACTTAA
- the purD gene encoding phosphoribosylamine--glycine ligase, translating into MNILVLGSGGREHVLAWKLLQSRKFHAAGDHAEGGKKLFVAPGNAGTQQIAQNISIDVNDFEKIASFSKQNDIDMIVVGPEAPLVEGIWDYFNDNDDLNNINIIGPSKLGAQLEGSKDFAKNFMRKYGIPTAKSKTFTKDSLQEGLEYIESHDAWPRQLAGHIVLKADGLAAGKGVIIADSIHSAKRTFKEMLTNEKFGKASAKVVIEEYLDGIEVSVFAITDGRSYKLLPEAKDYKRIGEGDTGPNTGGMGAVSPVPFADKNFMSKVTERIVDPTIEGLQQENIDYCGFIYFGLMNVNGDPYVIEYNVRLGDPEAEVVLPRIKTDLMDIFYAAAENRLSEINIEFDERTAAAVMLVSEGYPGKYLKGKEITGLERMTNDELRITNNSSFVMAFHAGTTTNGNGKVITNGGRVLALSALGSNMKEALHLSNAAAEMIDWEGKYYRKDIGFDLTN; encoded by the coding sequence ATGAATATTTTAGTCCTCGGCTCAGGGGGCAGGGAGCATGTTCTTGCCTGGAAGCTATTGCAAAGCAGAAAATTTCACGCTGCAGGTGACCACGCGGAAGGTGGTAAAAAACTGTTCGTAGCTCCGGGTAATGCCGGCACGCAACAAATAGCTCAAAACATCTCAATTGATGTAAATGATTTTGAGAAAATTGCCTCTTTTTCAAAGCAAAACGATATTGATATGATCGTTGTTGGACCGGAAGCGCCTTTGGTTGAAGGAATTTGGGATTATTTTAATGATAATGATGATTTGAACAATATTAATATTATTGGTCCAAGTAAACTAGGCGCGCAATTGGAAGGAAGTAAGGATTTTGCCAAAAATTTCATGCGTAAATATGGCATACCAACGGCAAAGTCTAAAACTTTCACGAAGGACTCTTTACAGGAGGGATTGGAATATATAGAATCGCATGATGCATGGCCCCGCCAACTGGCGGGGCATATCGTATTAAAAGCAGACGGATTAGCTGCTGGCAAAGGGGTGATCATTGCAGATTCGATCCATAGTGCAAAAAGAACATTTAAAGAAATGCTCACCAATGAAAAGTTTGGCAAAGCAAGCGCTAAAGTGGTAATAGAGGAATATCTTGATGGCATAGAGGTGTCTGTCTTTGCGATCACAGATGGACGCAGTTATAAGCTGCTGCCGGAAGCTAAGGATTATAAGCGTATTGGTGAGGGAGATACTGGGCCGAATACGGGTGGTATGGGCGCTGTTTCACCGGTACCATTTGCTGATAAAAATTTTATGAGCAAAGTTACAGAGCGGATTGTTGATCCGACTATAGAGGGACTGCAGCAGGAAAATATTGATTACTGCGGCTTCATTTATTTTGGTCTGATGAACGTAAACGGTGATCCTTACGTTATTGAATATAATGTAAGACTTGGCGACCCGGAAGCCGAAGTGGTTTTACCAAGAATAAAAACAGACCTTATGGATATTTTTTATGCTGCAGCTGAAAACAGGTTAAGTGAAATTAATATTGAATTTGATGAGCGAACCGCTGCTGCCGTTATGTTAGTATCAGAAGGATATCCGGGGAAATATTTAAAAGGAAAAGAAATTACAGGCCTTGAAAGAATGACGAATGACGAATTACGAATTACGAATAATTCTTCATTCGTAATGGCTTTTCATGCAGGTACTACAACGAATGGCAACGGCAAGGTGATCACAAACGGGGGAAGAGTATTGGCGTTATCAGCCTTGGGTTCAAATATGAAGGAAGCGCTGCATCTCTCTAATGCAGCGGCAGAAATGATTGACTGGGAAGGTAAATATTACAGGAAAGATATAGGATTTGATTTGACAAATTAA
- a CDS encoding Signal peptidase-like protein: MGCNTCSSGGACHTVTGCNNNGGCLTGGCNKMNVFDWLGNMDYAYGPDTFNIVEVRFKGGRKGYYHNANDLELVTGDAVIVEEQKGHHFGFISLQGELVRLQMKKKKISETDDLRIIYRQASENEIEKYKQTQERELSCLFRTREIIKDLGLEMKLSDIEFQADNTKAIFYYSAEERVDFRELIKMLAAEFNIRVEMLQVSLRVEAGRLGGIGDCGRELCCSTWLTDFQSVFTTAARYQNLSLNPTKLAGQCGKLKCCLNYELETYMEALKEIPTVEEPLLTKTGEAQLQKTDIFRKIMWFAFENENTWHPITTDRVNEIMQMNKKGEKPGSLSA, encoded by the coding sequence ATGGGATGTAATACATGTTCATCAGGTGGTGCCTGTCACACAGTAACGGGTTGCAATAACAATGGGGGTTGCTTAACAGGCGGATGCAATAAAATGAATGTATTTGACTGGCTTGGCAATATGGATTATGCTTACGGTCCTGATACTTTTAATATTGTTGAGGTTCGTTTTAAAGGAGGCAGAAAGGGGTATTACCACAATGCCAATGATCTTGAATTGGTGACAGGTGATGCTGTGATTGTAGAGGAACAGAAAGGTCATCACTTTGGATTTATCTCTTTACAGGGAGAGCTGGTAAGGTTGCAGATGAAGAAAAAGAAAATTTCAGAAACTGATGATCTAAGAATTATTTATCGTCAAGCTTCTGAAAATGAGATAGAAAAATATAAACAAACACAGGAAAGGGAACTTTCCTGTCTGTTCAGAACAAGGGAGATCATCAAAGATTTGGGACTTGAAATGAAATTGTCAGACATAGAATTTCAGGCCGATAATACCAAAGCCATATTTTATTATTCTGCAGAAGAAAGGGTTGATTTCCGGGAATTAATCAAAATGCTCGCTGCCGAATTCAATATTCGTGTTGAAATGCTGCAGGTTAGCCTGAGGGTGGAAGCTGGAAGGTTGGGAGGTATAGGAGATTGCGGAAGAGAATTATGTTGCTCTACCTGGCTGACCGATTTTCAATCTGTTTTCACAACAGCAGCCCGTTACCAAAATCTTTCACTCAATCCAACCAAACTGGCAGGCCAATGCGGTAAACTTAAATGCTGTTTAAATTATGAATTAGAGACTTATATGGAGGCTCTTAAAGAAATACCAACGGTTGAAGAACCATTATTAACGAAAACAGGAGAAGCCCAGCTCCAGAAGACTGATATATTTAGAAAAATCATGTGGTTTGCTTTTGAAAATGAAAATACCTGGCACCCGATCACTACTGATAGGGTAAATGAAATAATGCAGATGAATAAGAAAGGAGAAAAGCCGGGATCATTAAGCGCATAG
- the gldH gene encoding gliding motility lipoprotein GldH translates to MLPILLAFTACDKNRIYEQNVELTNEGWYVDSVLTFGFNIQDTSLRYNIYYNIRNANTYPYYNLYTRYYLEDSVGSTLSTYLHEMFLMDAKTGRPLGSGIGDIYDHQFELLHDLKFNAAGTYKIILKQYMRKDPLPGILAVGIRVEKKLTVDK, encoded by the coding sequence CTGTTACCCATATTATTAGCCTTCACTGCTTGCGATAAAAACCGTATTTATGAGCAAAACGTTGAATTGACTAATGAAGGCTGGTATGTTGATTCGGTGCTTACATTTGGTTTTAATATCCAGGATACAAGCCTAAGGTATAATATCTACTACAACATTCGTAACGCGAATACATACCCCTATTATAATCTTTATACCCGGTATTATTTAGAAGATTCAGTTGGTTCAACCCTTTCAACTTATCTGCATGAAATGTTTTTGATGGATGCGAAAACAGGCAGACCGTTAGGTTCCGGTATTGGCGATATATATGATCATCAATTCGAATTACTCCATGATCTTAAATTTAATGCTGCCGGCACATACAAAATAATCTTAAAGCAATACATGCGTAAAGACCCGTTGCCTGGTATATTAGCGGTTGGTATTAGGGTAGAAAAGAAATTGACAGTTGACAAGTAA